In Halobaculum sp. XH14, a single genomic region encodes these proteins:
- a CDS encoding MBL fold metallo-hydrolase, with amino-acid sequence MEIRDHVYVFPVETTYFGNERTFYITGVETRRGLLLFDVGGPSDEDILADALAEHGFSYEDVHTIVLTHQDYDHLGCLAPVAERTEAEIVTHEYAAPYVSGEVKMLKRPEEPYPGVSVDLELTDGARFRTHAGPLRAIFTPGHAPGHLVFYFEEENVLIAGDLLYNEGGFGGPNLEMTPNLETAHESIGRLTDLAIDTVLCHHGGPADVTNADILRVYHEFGSDI; translated from the coding sequence ATGGAGATACGCGACCACGTATACGTTTTCCCAGTCGAAACAACGTACTTCGGAAACGAACGGACGTTCTACATTACCGGCGTCGAGACGCGCCGTGGCCTCCTCCTGTTCGACGTCGGCGGCCCCAGCGACGAGGACATCCTCGCTGATGCACTTGCCGAGCACGGATTCTCATACGAGGACGTCCATACGATCGTCCTGACTCACCAGGACTACGACCACCTGGGATGTCTCGCCCCCGTCGCCGAACGAACGGAGGCAGAAATCGTCACACACGAGTATGCCGCCCCGTACGTTAGTGGTGAGGTGAAAATGTTGAAGCGCCCTGAGGAGCCGTATCCGGGAGTCTCCGTCGACCTCGAACTCACGGATGGCGCTCGGTTCCGGACCCACGCAGGCCCGCTTCGGGCCATCTTCACGCCGGGCCACGCACCGGGGCATCTCGTCTTCTACTTCGAGGAGGAGAACGTTCTCATCGCGGGGGACTTGCTGTACAACGAGGGTGGATTCGGGGGGCCGAACCTCGAAATGACGCCGAACCTCGAGACGGCACACGAATCCATCGGACGGCTAACGGACCTGGCGATCGATACGGTCCTCTGTCATCACGGCGGGCCCGCGGACGTGACCAACGCGGACATCCTTCGGGTGTACCACGAGTTCGGAAGCGACATCTGA
- a CDS encoding ABC transporter ATP-binding protein has translation MSDETLVEVEELQKHFDVESGLLTDVMNRVRGREPRRVHAVDGVSFELRRGETFGIAGESGCGKTTTGMSLVKLYDPTDGSITYDGEDIAQKSGSELADFRQNAQMIFQDPFESLNPLRTVYDTVVEPLRIHDVPNQQARVERALEFAELTPARKFFDQYPHELSGGQRQRLAIARALVIDPDFIVADEPVSMLDVSLRAGVLSLLERLTDEFNVSVVYISHDLSLLRHMCDRLAIMYMGKIVEQGPTEQIITDPKHPYTRSLIDAVPVPDPRADRERVELEGEVGDAIDVPTGCRFKNRCSEYIGDVCDQVVPPLTEKRDVADDRRVACHLYEEGDPIEATLDSDRSPS, from the coding sequence ATGAGTGATGAGACGCTCGTCGAGGTCGAGGAGCTCCAGAAACACTTCGACGTCGAGAGTGGCCTCCTCACGGACGTCATGAACCGGGTTCGTGGCCGTGAGCCTCGGCGTGTTCACGCCGTCGACGGCGTGTCGTTCGAACTACGCCGAGGGGAGACGTTCGGGATTGCAGGCGAGTCCGGGTGTGGGAAGACGACGACAGGGATGTCGCTCGTGAAGCTCTACGACCCGACAGACGGCTCGATCACGTATGACGGCGAAGACATCGCACAGAAGAGTGGGTCGGAACTAGCAGACTTCCGGCAGAACGCCCAGATGATCTTCCAGGACCCGTTCGAAAGTCTCAATCCGCTCAGAACGGTCTATGACACCGTCGTCGAGCCGCTCCGAATCCACGACGTTCCGAACCAGCAGGCGCGGGTCGAGCGGGCGCTCGAGTTCGCTGAACTGACGCCGGCGCGAAAGTTCTTCGACCAGTACCCTCACGAGCTCTCCGGTGGCCAACGACAGCGGCTCGCCATCGCACGGGCGCTCGTCATCGATCCGGACTTCATCGTCGCCGACGAACCGGTGTCGATGCTCGACGTCAGCCTGCGGGCGGGCGTCCTCTCGCTGCTGGAACGGCTCACTGACGAGTTCAACGTCTCCGTCGTCTACATCAGTCACGACCTCTCGCTCCTCCGGCACATGTGCGATCGACTGGCGATCATGTACATGGGGAAGATCGTCGAGCAGGGGCCAACAGAACAGATCATCACTGACCCGAAACATCCGTATACGCGCTCGCTCATCGATGCCGTCCCGGTCCCTGACCCGCGTGCGGACCGAGAACGTGTCGAGCTCGAGGGCGAAGTCGGTGACGCGATCGACGTTCCGACCGGCTGCCGATTCAAGAATCGCTGCTCGGAGTACATCGGCGATGTCTGTGATCAGGTGGTCCCTCCGCTCACGGAAAAGCGGGACGTTGCCGATGATCGACGTGTGGCGTGTCACCTCTATGAGGAGGGGGACCCGATCGAGGCCACGCTCGATTCCGATAGATCCCCGTCATAA
- a CDS encoding ABC transporter ATP-binding protein has product MTMLEVRDLEVYYETDEGTVQAVDGVSFDIEAGENLGIVGESGCGKSTLAKAIIGILPPNGYINGGEIRFDGEDLTDMPDRRRRELRWDEISMIAQSAMNALDPVYTIREQIMEAIDTHHPAMGQTDAQDRIDEMFDLVGLDRDRQTDYPHQFSGGMRQRAMIAMALVLEPSLILADEPTTALDVIMQDQILKRINEIQLETNASMMVITHDVAVVAETCDRVVVMYAGKVAEEGPAERIFEQPYHPYTIGLKSAFPNIQMADQDLVTIGGHPPDLHDPPMGCRFAERCPMATSECTEVAPPEEKRESLRTYCHHTDDVDSALRPVANQAETWQDDGGSLGGISHE; this is encoded by the coding sequence GTGACGATGCTCGAGGTACGGGATCTGGAAGTCTACTACGAGACGGACGAGGGAACAGTACAAGCAGTCGACGGCGTCAGCTTCGATATCGAGGCCGGCGAGAATCTCGGGATCGTTGGTGAAAGCGGCTGTGGAAAGAGCACGCTGGCGAAGGCAATCATCGGCATCCTCCCCCCGAACGGCTACATCAACGGCGGGGAAATCCGATTCGATGGCGAGGATCTTACCGACATGCCCGATCGTCGTCGACGCGAACTCAGGTGGGACGAAATTTCCATGATCGCTCAGTCGGCGATGAACGCGCTCGACCCCGTCTACACCATCCGTGAACAGATCATGGAAGCGATCGATACCCACCATCCGGCGATGGGCCAAACTGATGCCCAGGATCGAATCGACGAAATGTTCGACCTCGTCGGGCTGGACCGCGACCGCCAGACCGACTATCCACACCAGTTCTCGGGTGGGATGCGCCAGCGAGCGATGATTGCGATGGCACTGGTCCTCGAACCGTCGCTCATCCTGGCAGACGAACCGACGACGGCGCTCGACGTCATCATGCAGGATCAGATCCTGAAACGGATCAACGAGATCCAGCTGGAGACGAACGCGTCGATGATGGTGATCACACACGACGTCGCGGTCGTCGCCGAGACGTGTGATCGCGTCGTCGTCATGTACGCCGGTAAAGTCGCAGAGGAAGGCCCTGCAGAGCGGATATTCGAACAGCCATATCATCCGTACACGATCGGCCTGAAGAGTGCGTTCCCCAACATTCAGATGGCGGATCAAGATCTCGTGACGATCGGCGGACATCCACCTGATCTCCATGACCCACCGATGGGATGCCGGTTTGCGGAGCGCTGTCCGATGGCCACGAGTGAGTGCACCGAGGTCGCTCCACCGGAGGAGAAGCGAGAGTCGCTCCGAACATACTGTCATCACACGGATGACGTTGATTCGGCGCTGCGGCCGGTCGCAAACCAAGCCGAGACGTGGCAGGATGACGGCGGCTCGCTGGGAGGGATCTCCCATGAGTGA
- a CDS encoding ABC transporter permease encodes MSQQHDRTIFDDIDEYDPDETVSMWRRNLRLWKETIRQQWAVLTDDPLVVTAMGVLASFILIALFAPLLAPHEPTARLYQSDGVLIAKWMEPSLLGGEGGFLLGTTAEGYDIFSQLIYGARPALIVGFIAALMTVGIGTMVGLTAGYYGGYVDDVLMRLVDFVYGLPLLPTVIVLVTVLGPGLDSIIFAFVLLQWRTSARVIRSLVLSLRERSFVKAARVSGASNWRIISRHIAPNVLPMSFLYGSFAIAWAIITEAGVSFLGLGDPETVSWGVMLQSARSYSAMAEGTWWWFVPPGICIALVVISGFLIGRGYEEIVNPELQVEQ; translated from the coding sequence ATGAGCCAACAACACGATCGAACGATCTTCGACGACATCGACGAATACGATCCGGATGAAACGGTCAGCATGTGGCGTCGGAATCTCCGGCTCTGGAAGGAGACGATTCGCCAACAATGGGCGGTCCTGACTGACGACCCGCTCGTCGTCACTGCGATGGGCGTCCTCGCGTCGTTCATCCTCATTGCACTATTCGCACCTCTGCTCGCACCCCATGAACCGACGGCACGACTGTACCAGTCGGATGGGGTCCTGATCGCAAAGTGGATGGAACCGTCGCTCCTCGGAGGAGAGGGCGGATTCCTGCTCGGCACGACGGCTGAGGGATACGACATCTTCAGCCAGCTCATCTACGGGGCCAGACCGGCGCTCATCGTCGGTTTCATCGCCGCGTTGATGACGGTGGGAATCGGGACGATGGTCGGGCTCACTGCGGGCTACTACGGCGGGTACGTCGACGACGTGCTGATGCGGCTCGTCGACTTCGTCTACGGACTTCCGCTGCTCCCGACCGTGATCGTTCTCGTCACCGTTCTCGGGCCCGGGCTCGACAGCATCATCTTCGCGTTCGTCCTGCTCCAGTGGCGGACGTCAGCCCGAGTCATTCGCTCGCTCGTCCTGTCGCTTCGGGAGCGGTCCTTCGTGAAAGCGGCACGGGTGTCCGGTGCAAGCAACTGGCGGATCATCTCCCGGCACATCGCACCGAACGTGTTGCCGATGTCGTTCCTCTACGGCTCGTTTGCAATCGCCTGGGCCATCATCACGGAAGCAGGCGTCTCGTTCCTCGGTCTGGGTGACCCGGAAACGGTGTCCTGGGGTGTGATGCTCCAGAGTGCTCGTTCGTACAGCGCGATGGCCGAAGGCACGTGGTGGTGGTTCGTGCCGCCCGGGATCTGTATCGCACTGGTCGTGATCAGTGGGTTCCTCATCGGTCGTGGCTACGAGGAGATCGTGAATCCTGAACTCCAGGTGGAACAATGA
- a CDS encoding ABC transporter permease, which yields MGKANFVVRRTIQLFVTIWAIATALFALFRLMPGDPTSYIISPQLTPEVRQSIIESYGLNDPLWVQYLRYLENLATLNLGRSFTTNVPVTDILVNYLPNTLVLMLSAFIVAYGMGVTLGVLAGWYRGSQFEKTTVVTALVGRSIPSFWVGILVLWVFGAKFGVIPMSGMTSIGTEPEGFLEMVFSADFLHHLIAPMLVLSFYYLGYPLLIMRNSMLETLSEDFIEICRAKGLSDRTIMFKHAARNAMLPVLTAAAIAIGFAIGGSVLIETVFGWPGIGREMIRAVLRRDYPVAQGTFLVLALSVVVMNFVADLLYGILDPRVTYD from the coding sequence ATGGGCAAAGCAAACTTCGTCGTCCGTCGGACGATCCAGCTCTTCGTCACCATCTGGGCGATCGCGACCGCTCTGTTCGCGCTCTTCCGGTTGATGCCCGGGGATCCGACGTCCTACATCATTTCGCCCCAGCTGACGCCGGAGGTCAGACAGAGCATCATCGAGAGTTACGGGCTGAACGATCCGCTCTGGGTGCAGTACCTCCGCTATCTGGAGAATCTAGCGACGCTGAACCTTGGCCGCTCATTCACGACCAACGTGCCCGTCACGGACATCCTCGTGAACTATCTTCCGAACACGCTCGTGCTCATGCTTTCTGCGTTCATAGTGGCGTACGGCATGGGCGTGACGCTGGGCGTGCTCGCCGGTTGGTATCGTGGCTCCCAGTTCGAGAAGACGACCGTGGTGACGGCACTCGTCGGTCGAAGCATCCCGAGCTTCTGGGTCGGTATCCTCGTCCTCTGGGTGTTCGGAGCGAAGTTCGGTGTCATCCCAATGAGTGGGATGACGAGCATCGGCACCGAGCCTGAAGGATTTCTCGAGATGGTGTTCTCGGCCGACTTCCTCCACCATCTCATCGCTCCGATGCTGGTCCTCTCGTTCTACTATCTGGGATACCCCCTGTTGATCATGCGCAACAGCATGCTCGAGACGCTTTCAGAGGACTTCATCGAGATTTGCCGCGCGAAGGGACTGTCGGATCGCACGATCATGTTCAAACACGCGGCACGGAACGCGATGCTCCCGGTGCTGACGGCAGCAGCGATCGCCATTGGATTCGCTATCGGTGGGAGCGTGCTGATCGAAACGGTGTTCGGCTGGCCAGGCATCGGACGGGAAATGATCCGTGCAGTCCTCCGTCGGGACTATCCCGTCGCCCAGGGGACGTTCCTCGTACTTGCACTGTCAGTAGTAGTCATGAACTTCGTCGCGGACCTCCTGTACGGGATCCTCGACCCGCGCGTCACGTACGACTAA
- a CDS encoding metallopeptidase TldD-related protein — protein sequence MDESVIDAVDWVQSRFESNDAVSYAEVGGITREVTDAVITDAGVRTQTDTVHSGVWWRQFTDGTADYRYTTMVDESQLDTEIERSIRSARLLAQSRPASVDAGTTVCASHPGWGPDSTSLADVDTEEKVDRIQRAIQTAIDGLSVERTRSTYRDELAESVLMTTNGTAVSTTTERASADTVIVPTDGQPVRDHFGSTSGSSFLETLAPRFDRLAARARRVADTPSTTVDRTESVDVILDPLAAGELIHQLAHYLEIDTAYIGASSIEPGEQVASALLSVDDTVEPGSWAARAYDAEGRPCHPVSLIQNGVVRNRMYDTSSAIEENAHPAGNFIPSLGLDQPPRIHARHLSVHPGGASLDELQDGMDLRVTRFGTPRFGNEATRTKRASGLPPSSLYAKDIEETTPAEYDDESTSQTVRFPIEEGYRLRHEGSDRLVTNGLLEVSLPDLQTISAIGSARETLTGTCEKHRSTIPYAVTTPAISISATLCVTD from the coding sequence ATGGATGAATCGGTGATCGACGCGGTCGACTGGGTTCAGTCCCGGTTCGAATCGAATGACGCCGTGTCATATGCCGAAGTCGGTGGGATCACACGTGAGGTGACCGACGCTGTCATCACGGACGCTGGTGTTCGAACGCAAACTGACACAGTTCATTCGGGCGTATGGTGGCGCCAGTTCACCGACGGTACGGCCGATTATCGGTATACGACGATGGTGGACGAATCACAGCTCGACACCGAAATCGAACGGTCAATTCGATCAGCGAGGCTTCTGGCACAGTCACGACCCGCATCCGTCGACGCCGGAACGACCGTGTGTGCTAGCCATCCTGGATGGGGACCTGATAGCACATCGCTTGCTGATGTGGATACCGAGGAGAAGGTCGATCGCATCCAGCGCGCGATCCAGACGGCGATAGACGGCCTGTCTGTCGAACGAACTCGGAGTACCTACCGCGACGAACTGGCTGAGTCCGTACTGATGACGACCAACGGAACGGCCGTCAGTACGACCACCGAACGGGCGTCTGCTGACACGGTCATCGTCCCGACGGACGGTCAACCCGTTCGCGACCACTTCGGGTCGACGAGCGGCAGCTCGTTTCTGGAGACGCTTGCACCCAGATTCGACCGACTCGCTGCACGCGCACGCCGGGTCGCCGACACCCCCTCGACCACGGTCGACCGAACCGAGTCGGTGGATGTGATCCTCGATCCACTCGCGGCGGGTGAGCTCATCCATCAGCTTGCTCACTATCTGGAGATCGATACAGCATACATCGGTGCAAGCTCGATCGAACCTGGAGAGCAGGTCGCGTCTGCTCTGCTCTCGGTCGACGATACCGTCGAACCGGGGTCCTGGGCGGCTCGGGCATACGATGCGGAGGGACGACCGTGTCACCCAGTCTCGTTGATTCAAAACGGCGTCGTCCGCAATCGGATGTACGATACCTCGTCCGCGATCGAAGAAAACGCTCACCCTGCCGGAAACTTCATTCCGAGTCTCGGGTTAGACCAGCCGCCTCGGATCCATGCACGCCATCTCAGCGTCCACCCCGGAGGTGCGTCTCTCGATGAACTCCAGGATGGGATGGATCTGCGTGTGACTCGATTCGGGACGCCTCGATTCGGGAACGAAGCCACGCGGACGAAGCGAGCGAGTGGCCTTCCCCCGAGTTCGCTGTATGCCAAAGATATCGAGGAGACGACGCCTGCGGAGTACGACGATGAGAGTACCTCACAGACGGTCCGATTCCCGATCGAAGAGGGATACCGTCTCCGACACGAGGGCAGTGACAGGCTTGTCACAAACGGGCTGCTTGAGGTGTCTCTTCCCGATCTTCAGACGATCTCCGCAATCGGATCGGCTCGCGAAACCCTGACCGGAACGTGTGAGAAACATCGATCGACGATCCCATACGCCGTTACGACACCCGCAATCAGCATATCCGCGACACTCTGTGTGACGGATTGA
- a CDS encoding NAD(P)/FAD-dependent oxidoreductase, translating into MSRDYVVIGGGIYGAYVAWELAKRDEDVLLLEKRQLANEASGGPGKRGVRANGRDPRELPLMQTAYDIWPRLSDEIGESIGYERVGGLELIERSVPELHASSLQSAPAQVWLQRQYEISSKILSREEVIQKEPHVSDAVQGAIYCENDGVVDQTAVTRAVGAAAAREGAEIREGVAVAGLDVNEQQVTAVRTDDGETIEVGDTALLLSNSHAPEFLKRELDISLPVWNFLPQVLLTEPVEEMPISHLIGHSHRLLAMKGLPDDRLMITGGWPAEVTHGGDGVGRPIPEQVEQNFAQAEAVFPDISTLEIDEIATDHLESCTLDSLPIIDQYPAAKNLIVATGWTGHGFAISPAVSELLAQWAAEHQRPSLLRPFSLQRFTGRRQGAPEPTEPTAESSV; encoded by the coding sequence ATGAGTAGAGACTACGTCGTCATCGGTGGCGGTATCTATGGCGCATACGTCGCGTGGGAACTGGCGAAACGAGATGAGGACGTATTGTTGCTGGAGAAACGGCAACTCGCGAACGAAGCCTCCGGTGGGCCGGGAAAACGTGGTGTCAGAGCGAACGGGCGAGACCCGCGTGAACTCCCGCTCATGCAGACCGCCTACGACATCTGGCCACGGCTTTCCGACGAGATCGGCGAATCGATCGGGTACGAACGGGTCGGCGGTCTCGAACTCATCGAGCGTTCCGTCCCGGAGCTTCACGCGTCATCGCTGCAAAGTGCCCCCGCACAAGTGTGGCTGCAACGCCAGTATGAGATTTCTTCGAAGATCTTGAGCAGAGAGGAAGTCATTCAGAAGGAGCCGCACGTAAGTGATGCAGTACAGGGGGCGATCTACTGTGAGAACGATGGCGTCGTCGATCAGACCGCGGTGACACGGGCAGTCGGTGCGGCTGCTGCCCGCGAGGGCGCAGAGATTCGAGAAGGTGTCGCAGTCGCTGGACTCGACGTGAACGAGCAGCAGGTGACGGCGGTGCGAACTGATGACGGAGAGACGATCGAAGTCGGCGATACAGCACTGCTTCTTTCGAATAGCCACGCACCGGAGTTCCTGAAGCGAGAACTCGACATCTCCCTTCCCGTGTGGAACTTCCTCCCACAGGTTCTGCTCACCGAACCGGTCGAAGAGATGCCCATCTCACACCTGATCGGCCATTCGCACCGGTTGCTCGCAATGAAGGGACTACCCGATGACAGGCTCATGATCACCGGCGGCTGGCCTGCAGAAGTCACTCACGGTGGCGACGGGGTCGGTCGGCCCATCCCCGAACAGGTAGAACAGAACTTCGCCCAGGCCGAGGCGGTCTTCCCCGATATTTCAACTCTCGAAATCGACGAGATCGCGACCGATCATCTGGAATCCTGCACGCTCGATTCGCTTCCGATCATCGACCAGTATCCCGCCGCGAAGAACCTGATTGTGGCCACCGGCTGGACCGGACACGGATTCGCGATTTCGCCGGCGGTCAGCGAACTGCTCGCACAGTGGGCAGCGGAGCATCAGCGACCATCGTTGCTGCGTCCGTTTTCGCTGCAACGGTTCACCGGACGCCGCCAAGGCGCTCCAGAACCGACTGAACCGACGGCCGAGAGTTCAGTCTGA
- a CDS encoding S9 family peptidase gives MNRVTAADYTDLRMLQNPQFSPEGDRIAVIERRPESDRAYETSLRIDTTSGADGERVSLTQGAERELRWSPSGDHLAVASTASEQPGADLWIYSATSGSIEQVTAVDGAVSTPRWSPDGQTIAFIQRVDPKSAPSGDGRPGVRADSGNSPDPRVISRTIYRGSEGYFDESRTQVCLLDRDSGSVSRLTTEATDHTCPEWGDDDTLYYTRKTDYRTHEIIAHDVRTDTVETVVDSITEADAWYPDLAATPARLAYTYGPTENRSMRQTQIAVLDRSTGDTTVVTESLNRTVARSTSIQWDPSGERVYFVVPDAGGYTLFATEGDDTAHPTEVARSATGTITEFDVSSNGVCLLKSEWDSPGDLYYAAEADDELDRVRRANGELLDERRLSEPEELRFEAEDGTEIQGWILTPPGFDPDGTYPLILEVHGGPHAMWTTSGTMWHEFQTLAAAGYVVCWCNPHGSTGYGQEFMQAIKRDWGGIDYRDIMTWLDVVVEHEYVDEEALFVTGGSYGGYLTAWIVSHTDRFAGAVAQRGVYDLASFDGSSTCHKLMEWELDATPWEDPELYQERSPVAHAHEVSTPTLLLHSEEDYVAPINNAEMLFTFLKRSGVDTEFVRYPREGHELSRGGEPAHVIDRLERIVGWFDDRTDTSDQ, from the coding sequence ATGAACCGCGTTACAGCCGCTGATTACACCGATCTGCGGATGCTTCAGAATCCGCAGTTTTCGCCGGAGGGGGACCGAATCGCCGTCATCGAACGACGTCCGGAGTCGGATCGCGCCTACGAGACCTCGCTTCGAATCGATACGACGTCAGGTGCGGACGGTGAACGCGTGAGTCTCACGCAGGGTGCCGAACGGGAACTCCGCTGGAGTCCATCGGGAGACCACCTCGCCGTCGCGTCGACGGCTTCGGAGCAACCGGGTGCTGATCTCTGGATCTATTCGGCTACGAGCGGGTCCATCGAGCAGGTAACGGCTGTCGACGGCGCGGTATCGACCCCGCGATGGTCTCCGGACGGACAAACGATCGCATTCATCCAGCGGGTCGACCCGAAGTCGGCTCCCAGCGGCGATGGTCGTCCCGGTGTCCGAGCCGATTCGGGTAATTCACCTGATCCGCGAGTGATTTCCCGAACGATCTATCGCGGGTCGGAGGGATATTTCGACGAGTCCCGGACGCAGGTGTGTCTGCTTGACCGTGACTCGGGATCGGTCAGTCGACTCACGACCGAAGCGACTGACCACACCTGTCCGGAGTGGGGTGACGATGACACGCTTTACTACACACGGAAAACCGACTACCGGACACACGAGATCATCGCTCACGACGTGAGGACGGATACGGTGGAGACTGTCGTCGACTCGATAACGGAGGCAGACGCGTGGTACCCGGACCTGGCAGCAACGCCCGCCCGACTTGCGTACACCTACGGCCCCACAGAAAACCGGTCGATGCGGCAAACCCAGATCGCCGTCCTCGATAGATCGACCGGTGACACGACGGTGGTCACGGAGTCACTCAATCGGACAGTGGCACGAAGCACCTCGATCCAGTGGGACCCATCTGGGGAACGAGTGTACTTCGTCGTCCCCGACGCAGGGGGGTACACCCTATTCGCAACTGAAGGAGACGACACGGCGCATCCGACCGAAGTCGCACGGAGTGCAACCGGGACGATCACCGAGTTCGACGTGTCCAGTAACGGCGTATGCCTGCTCAAATCGGAGTGGGACTCACCGGGCGATCTCTACTACGCAGCAGAAGCCGACGACGAACTCGATCGCGTGAGGCGGGCTAACGGCGAACTCCTCGATGAGCGGCGTCTTTCGGAACCGGAAGAACTCAGGTTCGAAGCCGAGGATGGAACGGAGATCCAAGGCTGGATACTGACGCCGCCCGGGTTCGATCCCGACGGGACGTATCCGCTCATCCTCGAAGTCCACGGTGGTCCACACGCGATGTGGACCACGAGCGGGACGATGTGGCACGAGTTCCAGACGCTTGCTGCGGCCGGCTACGTCGTCTGCTGGTGTAACCCACATGGCTCGACCGGCTACGGGCAGGAATTCATGCAAGCGATCAAACGTGACTGGGGCGGGATCGACTATCGTGACATCATGACCTGGCTGGACGTCGTCGTGGAGCACGAGTACGTCGACGAGGAGGCACTCTTCGTCACCGGTGGCAGTTACGGCGGCTACCTCACGGCGTGGATCGTCAGTCACACGGATCGGTTCGCGGGCGCCGTGGCCCAGCGCGGGGTTTACGACCTGGCGAGTTTCGATGGCTCATCGACCTGCCACAAACTCATGGAATGGGAACTCGACGCCACGCCATGGGAAGACCCCGAACTGTATCAGGAGCGCTCACCGGTCGCGCACGCTCACGAGGTGTCGACACCGACGCTGCTCTTGCATAGTGAGGAGGATTACGTTGCGCCGATCAATAACGCCGAGATGCTGTTCACGTTTCTGAAACGGAGCGGTGTCGACACTGAGTTCGTTCGGTACCCACGGGAGGGACACGAACTCTCTCGAGGGGGAGAACCGGCACACGTCATTGATCGACTCGAACGGATCGTCGGCTGGTTCGACGACCGCACGGACACGAGCGATCAGTAA